A single region of the Nymphaea colorata isolate Beijing-Zhang1983 unplaced genomic scaffold, ASM883128v2 scaffold0706, whole genome shotgun sequence genome encodes:
- the LOC116245507 gene encoding uncharacterized protein LOC116245507 — MNRKFQLQTAALTVFEVAVKASSAISESNRSTGLAICRASLAGITVTVSEVAIGACIASSSSRVSSSATIAAAALTVFEVAVNTSSTISESTRSTGLAICRTCLAGVASRGSEVAIGACVASSSSRVSSSASLAAAALTVFEVAVNTSSTISESTRSTGLAICRTCLAGVASRGSEVAIGACVASSSSRVSSSASLAGIAVTVSEVAIGACVASSSSRVSSSASLAGISTESSSAATAVSCIGAGIAVTVSEVAIGACVASSSSRVSSSASLAGISTESSSAATAVSCIGAGIAVTVSEVAIGACVASSSSRVSSSASLAAASAFEVAIKASSTITESTRSTGLAICRTCLAGVASSGFEVAIGACVASSSSRVSSSASLAGSSTESSSAATAVSCIGAGQAICWALRAACSAFEVAVNTSSTIIEDTRSTGLAICRTCLAGVASSVSEVAIGACVASSSSRVSSSASLAGSSTESSSAATAVSCIGAGQAICWALRAAVVPLK, encoded by the exons ATGAATCGCAAGTTCCAGCTCCAGA CTGCTGCTCTCACTGTCTTTGAAGTAGCCGTCAAGGCAAGTAGTGCAATCAGCGAAAGCAATAGAAGTACAGGCCTTGCAATTTGTAGAGCATCTCTCGCAGGTATTACTGTCACTGTTTCTGAAGTAGCCATCGGTGCATGTATCGCAAGTTCCAGCTCCAGAGTATCCAGCAGCGCAACCATTGCAG CTGCTGCTCTCACTGTCTTTGAAGTAGCCGTCAACACAAGTAGTACAATCAGCGAAAGCACTAGAAGTACAGGCCTTGCAATTTGTAGAACATGCCTCGCAGGTGTTGCTTCCAGAGGGTCTGAAGTAGCCATCGGTGCATGTGTTGCAAGTTCCAGCTCCAGAGTATCCAGTAGCGCAAGCCTCGCAG CTGCTGCTCTCACTGTCTTTGAAGTAGCCGTCAACACAAGTAGTACAATCAGCGAAAGCACTAGAAGTACAGGCCTTGCAATTTGTAGAACATGCCTCGCAGGTGTTGCTTCCAGAGGGTCTGAAGTAGCCATCGGTGCATGTGTTGCAAGTTCCAGCTCCAGAGTATCCAGTAGCGCAAGCCTCGCAG GTATTGCTGTTACTGTTTCTGAAGTAGCCATCGGTGCATGTGTCGCAAGTTCCAGCTCCAGAGTATCCAGTAGCGCAAGCCTCGCAGGTATCTCCACTGAATCCAGTTCTGCAGCTACCGCAGTGAGTTGCATCGGTGCAG GTATTGCTGTCACTGTTTCTGAAGTAGCCATCGGTGCATGTGTCGCAAGTTCCAGCTCCAGAGTATCCAGTAGCGCAAGCCTCGCAGGTATCTCCACTGAATCCAGTTCTGCAGCTACCGCAGTGAGTTGCATCGGTGCAG GTATTGCTGTTACTGTTTCTGAAGTAGCCATCGGTGCATGTGTCGCAAGTTCCAGCTCCAGAGTATCCAGTAGCGCAAGCCTCGCAG CTGCTAGTGCCTTTGAAGTAGCCATCAAAGCAAGTAGTACAATCACCGAAAGCACTAGAAGTACAGGCCTTGCAATTTGTAGAACATGCCTCGCAGGTGTTGCTTCCAGTGGGTTTGAAGTAGCCATCGGTGCATGTGTCGCAAGTTCCAGCTCCAGAGTATCCAGTAGCGCAAGCCTCGCAGGTAGCTCCACTGAATCCAGTTCGGCAGCTACCGCAGTGAGTTGCATCGGTGCAGGTCAGGCAATTTGTTGGGCATTGCGTGCAGCTTGTAGTGCCTTTGAAGTAGCCGTCAACACAAGTAGTACAATCATCGAAGACACTAGAAGTACAGGCCTTGCAATTTGTAGAACATGCCTCGCAGGTGTTGCTTCCAGTGTTTCTGAAGTAGCCATCGGTGCATGTGTCGCAAGTTCCAGCTCCAGAGTATCCAGTAGCGCAAGCCTCGCAGGTAGCTCCACTGAATCCAGTTCGGCAGCTACCGCAGTGAGTTGCATCGGTGCAGGTCAGGCAATTTGTTGGGCATTGCGTGCAGCTGTAGTGCCTTTGAAGTAG
- the LOC116245506 gene encoding uncharacterized protein LOC116245506: MATSETLRPTPARDALQIARPVLLELSLIACATGYSGAGTCNTCTDGYFRPLKQHLRACSTNCKACTSSAFADCTTCLPATSKTVRAAAASNAQQSALPAPMQVTAVAARLDSVELPARLVLLDTLELELATHAPMATSDPLEATPASCLSGYFKDSESSSCKQCPTKCITCTDATHCGSCRLDSVELPARLVLLDTLELELATHALMATSKTVTAIHAIDALQIARPVLLVLSLIVLLALTATSKIVRAAAASNAQQSAIPVPMQVCTSSAFADCTSCLSGYFKDSDSSSCKQCPTKCNTCTDASNCGSCVTGFSGATCEACATGYSGAGTCDTCTDGYFRNSDSNTCDRCSTNCKVCTSSAFADCTSCLSGYFKDSDSSSCKQCPTKCNTCTDASNCGSCVTGFDGPTCEACATGYSGAGTCDTCTDGYFRNSDSNTCDRCSTNCKAYSDSSSCKQCPTKCNTCTDASNCGSCVTGFSGATCEACATGYSGAGTCDTCTDGYFRNSDSNTCDRCSTNCKVCTSSAFADCTSCLSGYFKDSDSSSCKQCPTKCNTCTDASNCGSCVTGFVELPARLALLDTLELELATHAPMATSETVTAIPAKMFYKLQDSDSSSCKQCPTKCTTCTDASNCGSCVTGFSGATCEACATGYSGAGTCDTCTDGYFRNSDSNTCDRCSTNCKACTSSAFADCTTCFDGYFKDSESSSCKQCPTKCNTCTDASNCGSCVTGFDGPTCEACATGYSGAGTCDTCTDGYFRNSDSNTCDRCSTNCKVCTSSAFADCTSCLSGYFKDSDSSSCKQCPTKCNTCTDASNCGSCVTGFDGPTCEACATGYSGAGTCDSCADGYFRNSGSNTCEACSTNCKVCTSSAFADCTSCLSGYFKDSESSSCKKCPTKCTTCTDASNCGSCVTGFSGATCEACATGYSGAGTCDTCTDGYFKKSDSNTCEKCSTNCKACTSSAFADCTTCDGYFKDSESSSCKQCPTKCIPAPMQMRHRLLPKSCSIDTRVSVIRSATPVKTVGQPMPDKQSLRLIPRCEACATGYSGAGTCDTCTDGYFRPTGSNTCEACSTNCKVCTSSAFADCTSCLSGYFKDSESSSCKKCPTKCTTCTDASNCGSCVTGFDGPTCEACATGYSGAGTCDTCTDGYFKKSDSNTCEKCSTNCKTCTSSAFADCTTCLSGYFKDSESSSCKKCPTKCTTCTDASNCGSCVTGFDGPTCEACATGYSGAGTCDSCADGYFKKSDSNTCEKCSTNCKTCTTSTFADCTTCLDGYFKDIDSSSCTQCSTNCKTCTSSAFADCTTCLDGYLKDSESSSCTQCSTNCKTCTSSAFADCTTCLSGYFKDSESSSCKKCPTKCTTCTDASNCGSCVTGFDGPTCEACATGYSGAGTCDTCTDGYFKKSDSNTCEKCSTNCKTCTSSAFADCTTCLSGYFKDSESSSCKKCPTKCTTCTDASNCGSCVTGFDGPTCEACATGYSGAGTCDTCTDGYFKKSDSNTCEKCSTNCKTCTSSAFADCTTCLSGYFKDSESSSCKKCPTKCTTCTDASNCGSCVTGFDGPTCEACATGYSGAGTCDTCTDGYFKKSDSNTCEKCSTNCKTCTSSAFADCTTCLDGYFKDIDSSSCTQCSTNCKTCTSSAFADCTTCLSGYFKDSESSSCKKCPTKCTTCTDASNCGSCVTGFDGPTCEACATGYSGAGTCDTCTDGYFKKSDSNTCEKCSTNCKTCTSSAFADCTTCLDGYFKDSESSSCKKCPTKCTTCTDASNCGSCVTGFDGPTCEACATGYSGAGTCDTCTDGYFKKSDSNTCEKCSTNCKTCTSSAFADCTTCLDGYFKDSESSSCKKCPTKCTTCTDASNCGSCVTGFDGPTCEACATGYSGAGTCDTCTDGYFKKSDSNTCEKCSTNCKTCTSSAFADCTTCLDGYFKDSESSSCKKCPTKCTTCTDASNCGSCVTGFDGPTCDSCASGYSGTSCDTCTTGYYKKTEDNTCLKCSTTCKTCSNGNTCDSCENATLARLESGLLAVQLLLAHHALPIVLHAKA, encoded by the exons ATGGCTACTTCAGAGACGTTGAGGCCAACACCTGCTAGAGATGCTCTACAAATTGCAAGGCCTGTACTTCTAGAGCTTTCGCTGATT GCTTGCGCTACTGGATACTCTGGAGCTGGAACTTGCAACACATGCACCGATGGCTACTTCAGACCACTGAAGCAACACCTGCGAGCATGCTCTACAAATTGCAAGGCCTGTACTTCTAGTGCTTTCGCTGATTGTACTACTTGTCTTCCGGCTACTTCAAAGACAGTGAGAGCAGCAGCTGCAAGCAATGCCCAACAAAGTGCACTACCTGCACCGATGCAAGTAACTGCGGTAGCTGCGCGACTGGATTCAGTGGAGCTACCTGCCAGGCTTGTGCTACTGGATACTCTGGAGCTGGAACTTGCGACACATGCACCGATGGCTACTTCAGACCCACTGGAAGCAACACCTGCGAG TTGTCTTTCCGGCTACTTCAAAGACAGTGAGAGCAGCAGCTGCAAGCAATGCCCAACAAAGTGCATTACCTGCACCGATGCAACTCACTGCGGTAGCTGCAGACTGGATTCAGTGGAGCTACCTGCGAGGCTTGTGCTACTGGATACTCTGGAGCTGGAACTTGCGACACATGCACTGATGGCTACTTCAAAAACAGTGACAGCAATACATGCGATAGATGCTCTACAAATTGCAAGGCCTGTACTTCTAGTGCTTTCGCTGATTGTACTACTTGCTTTGACGGCTACTTCAAAGATAGTGAGAGCAGCAGCTGCAAGCAATGCCCAACAAAGTGCAATACCTGTACCGATGCAA GTCTGTACTTCCAGTGCTTTCGCTGATTGTACTAGTTGTCTTTCCGGCTACTTCAAAGATAGTGATAGCAGCAGCTGCAAGCAATGCCCAACAAAGTGCAATACCTGCACCGATGCAAGTAACTGCGGTAGCTGCGTGACTGGATTCAGTGGAGCTACCTGCGAGGCTTGCGCTACTGGATACTCTGGAGCTGGAACTTGCGACACATGCACCGATGGCTACTTCAGAAACAGTGACAGCAATACATGCGATAGATGCTCTACAAATTGCAAGGTCTGTACTTCCAGTGCTTTCGCTGATTGTACTAGTTGTCTTTCCGGCTACTTCAAAGATAGTGATAGCAGCAGCTGCAAGCAATGCCCAACAAAGTGCAATACCTGCACCGATGCAAGTAACTGCGGTAGCTGCGTGACTGGATTCGATGGACCTACCTGCGAGGCTTGCGCTACTGGATACTCTGGAGCTGGAACTTGCGACACATGCACCGATGGCTACTTCAGAAACAGTGACAGCAATACATGCGATAGATGCTCTACAAATTGCAAGGCCT ATAGTGATAGCAGCAGCTGCAAGCAATGCCCAACAAAGTGCAATACCTGCACCGATGCAAGTAACTGCGGTAGCTGCGTGACTGGATTCAGTGGAGCTACCTGCGAGGCTTGCGCTACTGGATACTCTGGAGCTGGAACTTGCGACACATGCACCGATGGCTACTTCAGAAACAGTGACAGCAATACATGCGATAGATGCTCTACAAATTGCAAGGTCTGTACTTCCAGTGCTTTCGCTGATTGTACTAGTTGTCTTTCCGGCTACTTCAAAGATAGTGATAGCAGCAGCTGCAAGCAATGTCCAACAAAGTGCAATACCTGCACCGATGCAAGTAACTGCGGTAGCTGCGTGACTGGATTCGTGGAGCTACCTGCGAGGCTTGCGCTACTGGATACTCTGGAGCTGGAACTTGCGACTCATGCACCGATGGCTACTTCAGAAACAGTGACAGCAATACCTGCGAAGATGTTCTACAAATTGCAAG ATAGTGATAGCAGCAGCTGCAAGCAATGCCCAACAAAGTGCACTACCTGCACTGATGCAAGTAACTGCGGTAGCTGCGTGACTGGATTCAGTGGAGCTACCTGCGAGGCTTGCGCTACTGGATACTCTGGAGCTGGAACTTGCGACACATGCACCGATGGCTACTTCAGAAACAGTGACAGCAATACATGCGATAGATGCTCTACAAATTGCAAGGCCTGTACTTCTAGTGCTTTCGCTGATTGTACTACTTGCTTTGACGGCTACTTCAAAGACAGTGAGAGCAGCAGCTGCAAGCAATGCCCAACAAAGTGCAATACCTGCACCGATGCAAGTAACTGCGGTAGCTGCGTGACTGGATTCGATGGACCTACCTGCGAGGCTTGCGCTACTGGATACTCTGGAGCTGGAACTTGCGACACATGCACCGATGGCTACTTCAGAAACAGTGACAGCAATACATGCGATAGATGCTCTACAAATTGCAAGGTCTGTACTTCCAGTGCTTTCGCTGATTGTACTAGTTGTCTTTCCGGCTACTTCAAAGATAGTGATAGCAGCAGCTGCAAGCAATGCCCAACAAAGTGCAATACCTGCACCGATGCAAGTAACTGCGGTAGCTGCGTGACTGGATTCGATGGACCTACCTGCGAGGCTTGCGCTACTGGATACTCTGGAGCTGGAACTTGCGACTCATGCGCCGATGGCTACTTCAGAAACAGTGGCAGCAACACCTGCGAGGCATGCTCTACAAATTGCAAGGTCTGTACTTCTAGTGCTTTCGCTGATTGTACTAGTTGTCTTTCCGGCTACTTCAAAGATAGTGAGAGCAGCAGCTGCAAGAAATGCCCAACAAAGTGCACTACCTGCACCGATGCAAGTAACTGCGGTAGCTGCGTGACTGGATTCAGTGGAGCTACCTGCGAGGCTTGCGCTACTGGATACTCTGGAGCTGGAACTTGCGACACATGCACCGATGGCTACTTCAAAAAGAGTGACAGCAATACCTGCGAGAAATGCTCTACAAATTGCAAGGCCTGTACTTCTAGTGCTTTCGCTGATTGTACTACTTGCGACGGCTACTTCAAAGACAGTGAGAGCAGCAGCTGCAAGCAATGCCCAACAAAGTGCATACCTGCACCGATGCAA ATGAGACACAGACTACTTCCAAAATCATGTTCGATAGATACTCGTGTTTCGGTCATTAGAAGTGCGACACCTGTCAAAACCGTCGGTCAGCCAATGCCTGACAAGCAATCTTTGAGGCTAATACCGAGATGCGAGGCTTGCGCTACTGGATACTCTGGAGCTGGAACTTGCGACACATGCACCGATGGCTACTTCAGACCCACTGGAAGCAACACCTGCGAGGCATGCTCTACAAATTGCAAGGTCTGTACTTCCAGTGCTTTCGCTGATTGTACTAGTTGTCTTTCCGGCTACTTCAAAGACAGTGAGAGCAGCAGCTGCAAGAAATGCCCAACAAAGTGCACTACCTGCACTGATGCAAGTAACTGCGGTAGCTGCGTGACTGGATTCGATGGACCTACCTGCGAGGCTTGCGCTACTGGATACTCTGGAGCTGGAACTTGCGACACATGCACCGATGGCTACTTCAAAAAGAGTGACAGCAATACCTGCGAGAAATGCTCTACAAATTGCAAGACCTGTACTTCCAGTGCTTTCGCTGATTGTACTACTTGTCTTTCCGGCTACTTCAAAGACAGTGAGAGCAGCAGCTGCAAGAAATGCCCAACAAAGTGCACTACCTGCACCGATGCAAGTAACTGCGGTAGCTGCGTGACTGGATTCGATGGACCTACCTGCGAGGCTTGCGCTACTGGATACTCTGGAGCTGGAACTTGCGACTCATGCGCCGACGGCTACTTCAAAAAGAGTGACAGCAATACCTGCGAGAAATGCTCTACAAATTGCAAGACCTGTACTACTAGTACTTTCGCTGATTGTACTACTTGCCTTGATGGATACTTCAAAGACATTGATAGCAGCAGCTGCACACAGTGCTCTACGAATTGCAAGACATGTACTTCTAGTGCTTTCGCTGATTGCACTACTTGCCTTGACGGCTACCTCAAAGACAGTGAGAGCAGCAGCTGCACACAGTGCTCTACAAATTGCAAGACCTGTACTTCCAGTGCTTTCGCTGATTGTACTACTTGTCTTTCCGGCTACTTCAAAGACAGTGAGAGCAGCAGCTGCAAGAAATGCCCAACAAAGTGCACTACCTGCACCGATGCAAGTAACTGCGGTAGCTGCGTGACTGGATTCGATGGACCTACCTGCGAGGCTTGCGCTACTGGATACTCTGGAGCTGGAACTTGCGACACATGCACCGATGGCTACTTCAAAAAGAGTGACAGCAATACCTGCGAGAAATGCTCTACAAATTGCAAGACCTGTACTTCCAGTGCTTTCGCTGATTGTACTACTTGTCTTTCCGGCTACTTCAAAGACAGTGAGAGCAGCAGCTGCAAGAAATGCCCAACAAAGTGCACTACCTGCACCGATGCAAGTAACTGCGGTAGCTGCGTGACTGGATTCGATGGACCTACCTGCGAGGCTTGCGCCACTGGATACTCTGGAGCTGGAACTTGCGACACATGCACCGATGGCTACTTCAAAAAGAGTGACAGCAATACCTGCGAGAAATGCTCTACAAATTGCAAGACCTGTACTTCCAGTGCTTTCGCTGATTGTACTACTTGTCTTTCCGGCTACTTCAAAGACAGTGAGAGCAGCAGCTGCAAGAAATGCCCAACAAAGTGCACTACCTGCACCGATGCAAGTAACTGCGGTAGCTGCGTGACTGGATTCGATGGACCTACCTGCGAGGCTTGCGCTACTGGATACTCTGGAGCTGGAACTTGCGACACATGCACCGATGGCTACTTCAAAAAGAGTGACAGCAATACCTGCGAGAAATGCTCTACAAATTGCAAGACCTGTACTTCCAGTGCTTTCGCTGATTGTACTACTTGCCTTGATGGCTACTTCAAAGACATTGATAGCAGCAGCTGCACGCAGTGCTCTACAAATTGCAAGACCTGTACTTCTAGTGCTTTCGCTGATTGTACTACTTGTCTTTCCGGCTACTTCAAAGACAGTGAGAGCAGCAGCTGCAAGAAATGCCCAACAAAGTGCACTACCTGCACCGATGCAAGTAACTGCGGTAGCTGCGTGACTGGATTCGATGGACCTACCTGCGAGGCTTGCGCTACTGGATACTCTGGAGCTGGAACTTGCGACACATGCACCGATGGCTACTTCAAAAAGAGTGACAGCAATACCTGCGAGAAATGCTCTACAAATTGCAAGACCTGTACTTCCAGTGCTTTCGCTGATTGTACTACTTGCCTTGATGGCTACTTCAAAGACAGTGAGAGCAGCAGCTGCAAGAAATGCCCAACAAAGTGCACTACCTGCACCGATGCAAGTAACTGCGGTAGCTGCGTGACTGGATTCGATGGACCTACCTGCGAGGCTTGCGCTACTGGATACTCTGGAGCTGGAACTTGCGACACATGCACCGATGGCTACTTCAAAAAGAGTGACAGCAATACCTGCGAGAAATGCTCTACAAATTGCAAGACCTGTACTTCCAGTGCTTTCGCTGATTGTACTACTTGCCTTGATGGCTACTTCAAAGACAGTGAGAGCAGCAGCTGCAAGAAATGCCCAACAAAGTGCACTACCTGCACCGATGCAAGTAACTGCGGTAGCTGCGTGACTGGATTCGATGGACCTACCTGCGAGGCTTGCGCTACTGGATACTCTGGAGCTGGAACTTGCGACACATGCACCGATGGCTACTTCAAAAAGAGTGACAGCAATACCTGCGAGAAATGCTCTACAAATTGCAAGACCTGTACTTCCAGTGCTTTCGCTGATTGTACTACTTGCCTTGATGGCTACTTCAAAGACAGTGAGAGCAGCAGCTGCAAGAAATGCCCAACAAAGTGCACTACCTGCACCGATGCAAGTAACTGCGGTAGCTGCGTGACTGGATTCGATGGACCTACCTGTGATTCATGCGCTTCAGGATATTCTGGTACTTCATGCGATACCTGCACAACCGGCTACTACAAAAAAACTGAAGATAATACCTGCCTAAAATGCTCAACTACTTGCAAGACCTGCTCAAATGGAAATACTTGCGACAGCTGC GAAAATGCTACCCTTGCTAGATTGGAAAGTGGTCTACTGGCGGTGCAACTGCTTCTTGCTCATCATGCCCTTCCAATTGTCTTACATGCGAAAGCTTAA